In Camelus dromedarius isolate mCamDro1 chromosome 24, mCamDro1.pat, whole genome shotgun sequence, one genomic interval encodes:
- the SRRT gene encoding serrate RNA effector molecule homolog isoform X2 produces the protein MGDSDDEYDRRRRDKFRRERSDYDRSRERDERRRGDDWNDREWDRGRERRSRGEYRDYDRNRRERFSPPRHELSPPQKRMRRDWDEHSSDPYHSGYEMPYAGGGGGPTYGPPQPWGHPDVHIMQHHVLPIQARLPDRAPPRLGSIAEIDLGVPPPVMKTFKEFLLSLDDSVDETEAVKRYNDYKLDFRRQQMQDFFLAHKDEEWFRSKYHPDEVGKRRQEARGALQNRLRVFLSLMESGWFDNLLLDIDKADAIVKMLDAAVIKMEGGTENDLRILEQEEEEEQAGKPGEPSKKEEGRAGPALGDGERKANDKDDKKEDGKQVENDSSSDDKTKKSEGDGDKEEKKEDSEKDAKKSSKKRNRKHSGDDSFDEGSVSESESESESGQAEEEKEEAEALKEKEKPKEEEREKPKDTPGLECKPRPLHKTCSLFMRNIAPNISRAEIISLCKRYPGFMRVALSEPQPERRFFRRGWVTFDRSVNIKEICWNLQNIRLRECELSPGVNRDLTRRVRNINGITQHKQIVRNDIKLAAKLIHTLDDRTQLWASEPGTPPLPTSLPSQNPILKNITDYLIEEVSAEEEELLGSSGGAPPEEPPKEGNPAEINVERDEKLIKVLDKLLLYLRIVHSLDYYNTCEYPNEDEMPNRCGIIHVRGPMPPNRISHGEVLEWQKTFEEKLTPLLSVRESLSEEEAQKMGRKDPEQEVEKFVTSNTQELGKDKWLCPLSGKKFKGPEFVRKHIFNKHAEKIEEVKKEVAFFNNFLTDAKRPALPEIKPAQPPGPAQILPPGLTPGLPYPHQTPQGLMPYGQPRPPILGYGAGAVRPAVPTGGPPYPHAPYGAGRGNYDAFRGQGGYPGKPRNRMVRGDPRAIVEYRDLDAPDDVDFF, from the exons ATGGGTGACAGTGACGATGAGTATGATCGAAGGCGCAGGGACAAGTTTAGAAGAGAGCGCAGCGACTATGACCGTTCCCGAGAAAGAGATGAAAGACGTCGAGGGGACGATTGGAATGACCG AGAGTGGGACCGCGGCCGGGAGCGTCGCAGCCGGGGCGAATATCGTGATTACGATAGGAATCGGCGAGAGCGCTTCTCTCCTCCCCGCCACGAGCTCAGCCCCCCGCAGAAGCGCATGAGGCGAGACTG GGATGAGCACAGCTCTGACCCATACCACAGTGGCTATGAGATGCCCTATGCTGGGGGGGGTGGGGGCCCAACTTATGGCCCCCCTCAGCCCTGGGGCCACCCAGACGTCCACATCATGCAGCATCATGTTCTGCCTATCCAGGCCAG ACTTCCTGACCGGGCCCCCCCCAGGCTGGGCAGCATCGCAGAGATTGACTTGGGTGTGCCACCACCCGTGATGAAGACCTTCAAGGAGTTTCTCCTGTCATTGGATGACTCTGTGGATGAGACAGAGGCAGTTAAGCGCTATAACGACTATAAGCTGGATTTTCGAAGGCAGCAGATGCAGGATTTCTTCCTGGCTCATAAAGATGAGGAGTG gTTTCGGTCTAAGTACCACCCAGATGAGGTGGGGAAGCGACGGCAGGAGGCCCGGGGGGCCCTGCAAAACCGACTAAGAGTATTCTTGTCCCTCATGGAGAGTGGCTGGTTTGATAATCTTCTGCTGGACATAGACAAAGCTGATGCCATTGTCAAGATGCTGGATGCAG CTGTGATTAAGATGGAAGGAGGTACAGAGAATGATCTACGTAtcctggagcaggaggaggaggaggaacaggcaGGAAAGCCTGGGGAGCCCAGCAAGAAAGAGGAAGGTCGGGCTGGACCAGCCCTGGGGGATGGAGAGCGCAAGGCCAATGATAAGGATGACAAGAAAGAAGACGGCAAACAG GTTGAAAATGACAGCTCCAGTGATGACAAAACTAAGAAATCCGAGGGTGACGgggacaaggaagagaaaaaagaagactctGAGAAAGATGCCAAAAAG AGCAGCAAGAAGCGGAATAGGAAGCACAGTGGTGACGACAGCTTTGACGAAGGCAGTGTGTCCGAGTCGGAGTCGGAATCCGAGAGCGGCCAGGccgaggaggagaaggaagaggctg AAGCACTCAAGGAAAAGGAGAAGcctaaggaagaagaaagggagaagccTAAGGACACTCCTGGGCTGGAATGTAAACCCCGACCTCTGCATAAGACTTGCTCTCTCTTCATGCGCAACATCGCACCCAACATTTCCCGGGCTGAGATAATTTCT ctttgTAAAAGATACCCAGGCTTTATGCGTGTAGCACTATCCGAGCCCCAGCCGGAGAGGAG gTTTTTCCGTCGTGGTTGGGTCACCTTTGACCGCAGCGTCAATATCAAGGAGATCTGTTGGAACCTGCAGAATATCCGA CTCCGGGAATGTGAGCTGAGTCCTGGCGTGAACAGAGACCTGACCCGCCGCGTCCGCAACATCAACGGTATCACCCAGCACAAGCAGATAGTGCGCAATGACATCAAGCTGGCAGCCAAGCTGATCCATACGCTGGACGACAGGACCCAGCTCTGGGCCTCTGAGCCTGGGACACCTCCTCTGCCAACA AGTCTGCCCTCGCAGAACCCGATCTTAAAGAACATCACTGACTACCTGATTGAGGAAGTGAGtgctgaggaggaggagctgctggggAGCAGTGGGGGGGCCCCTCCTGAGGAGCCTCCTAAGGAAGGAAACCCAGCAGAGATCAACGTGGAGCGGGATGAGAAGCTGATTAAG GTTCTGGACAAACTGCTCCTGTATTTGCGCATTGTGCATTCCCTGGACTATTATAACACGTGCGAGTACCCCAATGAGGATGAAATGCCCAACCGTTGTGGCATCATCCATGTTCGGGGGCCCATGCCGCCCAACCGCATCAGTCATGGAGAAG TGCTAGAGTGGCAGAAGACATTTGAGGAGAAGCTGACTCCCCTGCTGAGCGTGCGGGAATCTCTTTCAGAGGAAGAGGCCCAGAAGATGGGTCGCAAAGACCCTGAGCAGGAAGTGGAAAAGTTTGTGACTTCTAACACCCAGGAACTGGGCAAGGATAAGTGGCTGTGCCCTCTCAGTGGCAAGAAATTCAAG GGCCCTGAGTTTGTACGCAAACATATCTTTAACAAACATGCAGAGAAAATTGAGGAAGTGAAGAAGGAAGTGGCATTTTTTAACAACTTTCTCACTGATGCTAAGCGCCCAGCTCTGCCTGAGATCAAGCCAGCTCAgccacctggccctgcccaga TACTCCCCCCAGGCCTGACCCCGGGACTTCCCTACCCACACCAGACTCCTCAGGGCCTGATGCCCTATGGCCAGCCCCGGCCTCCCATCTTGGGCTATGGAG CTGGCGCTGTTCGCCCTGCGGTCCCCACAGGAGGGCCTCCATACCCCCATGCTCCCTATGGTGCTGGCCGAGGGAACTACGATGCCTTCCGTGGCCAGGGAGGCTATCCTGGGAAACCTCGAAACAG GATGGTCCGTGGAGACCCACGGGCCATTGTGGAATACCGTGACCTGGATGCTCCAGATGATGTGGATTTCTTTTGA
- the SRRT gene encoding serrate RNA effector molecule homolog isoform X6, which produces MGDSDDEYDRRRRDKFRRERSDYDRSRERDERRRGDDWNDREWDRGRERRSRGEYRDYDRNRRERFSPPRHELSPPQKRMRRDWDEHSSDPYHSGYEMPYAGGGGGPTYGPPQPWGHPDVHIMQHHVLPIQARLGSIAEIDLGVPPPVMKTFKEFLLSLDDSVDETEAVKRYNDYKLDFRRQQMQDFFLAHKDEEWFRSKYHPDEVGKRRQEARGALQNRLRVFLSLMESGWFDNLLLDIDKADAIVKMLDAAVIKMEGGTENDLRILEQEEEEEQAGKPGEPSKKEEGRAGPALGDGERKANDKDDKKEDGKQVENDSSSDDKTKKSEGDGDKEEKKEDSEKDAKKSSKKRNRKHSGDDSFDEGSVSESESESESGQAEEEKEEAEEALKEKEKPKEEEREKPKDTPGLECKPRPLHKTCSLFMRNIAPNISRAEIISLCKRYPGFMRVALSEPQPERRFFRRGWVTFDRSVNIKEICWNLQNIRLRECELSPGVNRDLTRRVRNINGITQHKQIVRNDIKLAAKLIHTLDDRTQLWASEPGTPPLPTSLPSQNPILKNITDYLIEEVSAEEEELLGSSGGAPPEEPPKEGNPAEINVERDEKLIKVLDKLLLYLRIVHSLDYYNTCEYPNEDEMPNRCGIIHVRGPMPPNRISHGEVLEWQKTFEEKLTPLLSVRESLSEEEAQKMGRKDPEQEVEKFVTSNTQELGKDKWLCPLSGKKFKGPEFVRKHIFNKHAEKIEEVKKEVAFFNNFLTDAKRPALPEIKPAQPPGPAQSLTPGLPYPHQTPQGLMPYGQPRPPILGYGAGAVRPAVPTGGPPYPHAPYGAGRGNYDAFRGQGGYPGKPRNRMVRGDPRAIVEYRDLDAPDDVDFF; this is translated from the exons ATGGGTGACAGTGACGATGAGTATGATCGAAGGCGCAGGGACAAGTTTAGAAGAGAGCGCAGCGACTATGACCGTTCCCGAGAAAGAGATGAAAGACGTCGAGGGGACGATTGGAATGACCG AGAGTGGGACCGCGGCCGGGAGCGTCGCAGCCGGGGCGAATATCGTGATTACGATAGGAATCGGCGAGAGCGCTTCTCTCCTCCCCGCCACGAGCTCAGCCCCCCGCAGAAGCGCATGAGGCGAGACTG GGATGAGCACAGCTCTGACCCATACCACAGTGGCTATGAGATGCCCTATGCTGGGGGGGGTGGGGGCCCAACTTATGGCCCCCCTCAGCCCTGGGGCCACCCAGACGTCCACATCATGCAGCATCATGTTCTGCCTATCCAGGCCAG GCTGGGCAGCATCGCAGAGATTGACTTGGGTGTGCCACCACCCGTGATGAAGACCTTCAAGGAGTTTCTCCTGTCATTGGATGACTCTGTGGATGAGACAGAGGCAGTTAAGCGCTATAACGACTATAAGCTGGATTTTCGAAGGCAGCAGATGCAGGATTTCTTCCTGGCTCATAAAGATGAGGAGTG gTTTCGGTCTAAGTACCACCCAGATGAGGTGGGGAAGCGACGGCAGGAGGCCCGGGGGGCCCTGCAAAACCGACTAAGAGTATTCTTGTCCCTCATGGAGAGTGGCTGGTTTGATAATCTTCTGCTGGACATAGACAAAGCTGATGCCATTGTCAAGATGCTGGATGCAG CTGTGATTAAGATGGAAGGAGGTACAGAGAATGATCTACGTAtcctggagcaggaggaggaggaggaacaggcaGGAAAGCCTGGGGAGCCCAGCAAGAAAGAGGAAGGTCGGGCTGGACCAGCCCTGGGGGATGGAGAGCGCAAGGCCAATGATAAGGATGACAAGAAAGAAGACGGCAAACAG GTTGAAAATGACAGCTCCAGTGATGACAAAACTAAGAAATCCGAGGGTGACGgggacaaggaagagaaaaaagaagactctGAGAAAGATGCCAAAAAG AGCAGCAAGAAGCGGAATAGGAAGCACAGTGGTGACGACAGCTTTGACGAAGGCAGTGTGTCCGAGTCGGAGTCGGAATCCGAGAGCGGCCAGGccgaggaggagaaggaagaggctg AAGAAGCACTCAAGGAAAAGGAGAAGcctaaggaagaagaaagggagaagccTAAGGACACTCCTGGGCTGGAATGTAAACCCCGACCTCTGCATAAGACTTGCTCTCTCTTCATGCGCAACATCGCACCCAACATTTCCCGGGCTGAGATAATTTCT ctttgTAAAAGATACCCAGGCTTTATGCGTGTAGCACTATCCGAGCCCCAGCCGGAGAGGAG gTTTTTCCGTCGTGGTTGGGTCACCTTTGACCGCAGCGTCAATATCAAGGAGATCTGTTGGAACCTGCAGAATATCCGA CTCCGGGAATGTGAGCTGAGTCCTGGCGTGAACAGAGACCTGACCCGCCGCGTCCGCAACATCAACGGTATCACCCAGCACAAGCAGATAGTGCGCAATGACATCAAGCTGGCAGCCAAGCTGATCCATACGCTGGACGACAGGACCCAGCTCTGGGCCTCTGAGCCTGGGACACCTCCTCTGCCAACA AGTCTGCCCTCGCAGAACCCGATCTTAAAGAACATCACTGACTACCTGATTGAGGAAGTGAGtgctgaggaggaggagctgctggggAGCAGTGGGGGGGCCCCTCCTGAGGAGCCTCCTAAGGAAGGAAACCCAGCAGAGATCAACGTGGAGCGGGATGAGAAGCTGATTAAG GTTCTGGACAAACTGCTCCTGTATTTGCGCATTGTGCATTCCCTGGACTATTATAACACGTGCGAGTACCCCAATGAGGATGAAATGCCCAACCGTTGTGGCATCATCCATGTTCGGGGGCCCATGCCGCCCAACCGCATCAGTCATGGAGAAG TGCTAGAGTGGCAGAAGACATTTGAGGAGAAGCTGACTCCCCTGCTGAGCGTGCGGGAATCTCTTTCAGAGGAAGAGGCCCAGAAGATGGGTCGCAAAGACCCTGAGCAGGAAGTGGAAAAGTTTGTGACTTCTAACACCCAGGAACTGGGCAAGGATAAGTGGCTGTGCCCTCTCAGTGGCAAGAAATTCAAG GGCCCTGAGTTTGTACGCAAACATATCTTTAACAAACATGCAGAGAAAATTGAGGAAGTGAAGAAGGAAGTGGCATTTTTTAACAACTTTCTCACTGATGCTAAGCGCCCAGCTCTGCCTGAGATCAAGCCAGCTCAgccacctggccctgcccaga GCCTGACCCCGGGACTTCCCTACCCACACCAGACTCCTCAGGGCCTGATGCCCTATGGCCAGCCCCGGCCTCCCATCTTGGGCTATGGAG CTGGCGCTGTTCGCCCTGCGGTCCCCACAGGAGGGCCTCCATACCCCCATGCTCCCTATGGTGCTGGCCGAGGGAACTACGATGCCTTCCGTGGCCAGGGAGGCTATCCTGGGAAACCTCGAAACAG GATGGTCCGTGGAGACCCACGGGCCATTGTGGAATACCGTGACCTGGATGCTCCAGATGATGTGGATTTCTTTTGA
- the SRRT gene encoding serrate RNA effector molecule homolog isoform X7, with the protein MGDSDDEYDRRRRDKFRRERSDYDRSRERDERRRGDDWNDREWDRGRERRSRGEYRDYDRNRRERFSPPRHELSPPQKRMRRDWDEHSSDPYHSGYEMPYAGGGGGPTYGPPQPWGHPDVHIMQHHVLPIQARLGSIAEIDLGVPPPVMKTFKEFLLSLDDSVDETEAVKRYNDYKLDFRRQQMQDFFLAHKDEEWFRSKYHPDEVGKRRQEARGALQNRLRVFLSLMESGWFDNLLLDIDKADAIVKMLDAAVIKMEGGTENDLRILEQEEEEEQAGKPGEPSKKEEGRAGPALGDGERKANDKDDKKEDGKQVENDSSSDDKTKKSEGDGDKEEKKEDSEKDAKKSSKKRNRKHSGDDSFDEGSVSESESESESGQAEEEKEEAEALKEKEKPKEEEREKPKDTPGLECKPRPLHKTCSLFMRNIAPNISRAEIISLCKRYPGFMRVALSEPQPERRFFRRGWVTFDRSVNIKEICWNLQNIRLRECELSPGVNRDLTRRVRNINGITQHKQIVRNDIKLAAKLIHTLDDRTQLWASEPGTPPLPTSLPSQNPILKNITDYLIEEVSAEEEELLGSSGGAPPEEPPKEGNPAEINVERDEKLIKVLDKLLLYLRIVHSLDYYNTCEYPNEDEMPNRCGIIHVRGPMPPNRISHGEVLEWQKTFEEKLTPLLSVRESLSEEEAQKMGRKDPEQEVEKFVTSNTQELGKDKWLCPLSGKKFKGPEFVRKHIFNKHAEKIEEVKKEVAFFNNFLTDAKRPALPEIKPAQPPGPAQSLTPGLPYPHQTPQGLMPYGQPRPPILGYGAGAVRPAVPTGGPPYPHAPYGAGRGNYDAFRGQGGYPGKPRNRMVRGDPRAIVEYRDLDAPDDVDFF; encoded by the exons ATGGGTGACAGTGACGATGAGTATGATCGAAGGCGCAGGGACAAGTTTAGAAGAGAGCGCAGCGACTATGACCGTTCCCGAGAAAGAGATGAAAGACGTCGAGGGGACGATTGGAATGACCG AGAGTGGGACCGCGGCCGGGAGCGTCGCAGCCGGGGCGAATATCGTGATTACGATAGGAATCGGCGAGAGCGCTTCTCTCCTCCCCGCCACGAGCTCAGCCCCCCGCAGAAGCGCATGAGGCGAGACTG GGATGAGCACAGCTCTGACCCATACCACAGTGGCTATGAGATGCCCTATGCTGGGGGGGGTGGGGGCCCAACTTATGGCCCCCCTCAGCCCTGGGGCCACCCAGACGTCCACATCATGCAGCATCATGTTCTGCCTATCCAGGCCAG GCTGGGCAGCATCGCAGAGATTGACTTGGGTGTGCCACCACCCGTGATGAAGACCTTCAAGGAGTTTCTCCTGTCATTGGATGACTCTGTGGATGAGACAGAGGCAGTTAAGCGCTATAACGACTATAAGCTGGATTTTCGAAGGCAGCAGATGCAGGATTTCTTCCTGGCTCATAAAGATGAGGAGTG gTTTCGGTCTAAGTACCACCCAGATGAGGTGGGGAAGCGACGGCAGGAGGCCCGGGGGGCCCTGCAAAACCGACTAAGAGTATTCTTGTCCCTCATGGAGAGTGGCTGGTTTGATAATCTTCTGCTGGACATAGACAAAGCTGATGCCATTGTCAAGATGCTGGATGCAG CTGTGATTAAGATGGAAGGAGGTACAGAGAATGATCTACGTAtcctggagcaggaggaggaggaggaacaggcaGGAAAGCCTGGGGAGCCCAGCAAGAAAGAGGAAGGTCGGGCTGGACCAGCCCTGGGGGATGGAGAGCGCAAGGCCAATGATAAGGATGACAAGAAAGAAGACGGCAAACAG GTTGAAAATGACAGCTCCAGTGATGACAAAACTAAGAAATCCGAGGGTGACGgggacaaggaagagaaaaaagaagactctGAGAAAGATGCCAAAAAG AGCAGCAAGAAGCGGAATAGGAAGCACAGTGGTGACGACAGCTTTGACGAAGGCAGTGTGTCCGAGTCGGAGTCGGAATCCGAGAGCGGCCAGGccgaggaggagaaggaagaggctg AAGCACTCAAGGAAAAGGAGAAGcctaaggaagaagaaagggagaagccTAAGGACACTCCTGGGCTGGAATGTAAACCCCGACCTCTGCATAAGACTTGCTCTCTCTTCATGCGCAACATCGCACCCAACATTTCCCGGGCTGAGATAATTTCT ctttgTAAAAGATACCCAGGCTTTATGCGTGTAGCACTATCCGAGCCCCAGCCGGAGAGGAG gTTTTTCCGTCGTGGTTGGGTCACCTTTGACCGCAGCGTCAATATCAAGGAGATCTGTTGGAACCTGCAGAATATCCGA CTCCGGGAATGTGAGCTGAGTCCTGGCGTGAACAGAGACCTGACCCGCCGCGTCCGCAACATCAACGGTATCACCCAGCACAAGCAGATAGTGCGCAATGACATCAAGCTGGCAGCCAAGCTGATCCATACGCTGGACGACAGGACCCAGCTCTGGGCCTCTGAGCCTGGGACACCTCCTCTGCCAACA AGTCTGCCCTCGCAGAACCCGATCTTAAAGAACATCACTGACTACCTGATTGAGGAAGTGAGtgctgaggaggaggagctgctggggAGCAGTGGGGGGGCCCCTCCTGAGGAGCCTCCTAAGGAAGGAAACCCAGCAGAGATCAACGTGGAGCGGGATGAGAAGCTGATTAAG GTTCTGGACAAACTGCTCCTGTATTTGCGCATTGTGCATTCCCTGGACTATTATAACACGTGCGAGTACCCCAATGAGGATGAAATGCCCAACCGTTGTGGCATCATCCATGTTCGGGGGCCCATGCCGCCCAACCGCATCAGTCATGGAGAAG TGCTAGAGTGGCAGAAGACATTTGAGGAGAAGCTGACTCCCCTGCTGAGCGTGCGGGAATCTCTTTCAGAGGAAGAGGCCCAGAAGATGGGTCGCAAAGACCCTGAGCAGGAAGTGGAAAAGTTTGTGACTTCTAACACCCAGGAACTGGGCAAGGATAAGTGGCTGTGCCCTCTCAGTGGCAAGAAATTCAAG GGCCCTGAGTTTGTACGCAAACATATCTTTAACAAACATGCAGAGAAAATTGAGGAAGTGAAGAAGGAAGTGGCATTTTTTAACAACTTTCTCACTGATGCTAAGCGCCCAGCTCTGCCTGAGATCAAGCCAGCTCAgccacctggccctgcccaga GCCTGACCCCGGGACTTCCCTACCCACACCAGACTCCTCAGGGCCTGATGCCCTATGGCCAGCCCCGGCCTCCCATCTTGGGCTATGGAG CTGGCGCTGTTCGCCCTGCGGTCCCCACAGGAGGGCCTCCATACCCCCATGCTCCCTATGGTGCTGGCCGAGGGAACTACGATGCCTTCCGTGGCCAGGGAGGCTATCCTGGGAAACCTCGAAACAG GATGGTCCGTGGAGACCCACGGGCCATTGTGGAATACCGTGACCTGGATGCTCCAGATGATGTGGATTTCTTTTGA
- the SRRT gene encoding serrate RNA effector molecule homolog isoform X5 produces the protein MGDSDDEYDRRRRDKFRRERSDYDRSRERDERRRGDDWNDREWDRGRERRSRGEYRDYDRNRRERFSPPRHELSPPQKRMRRDWDEHSSDPYHSGYEMPYAGGGGGPTYGPPQPWGHPDVHIMQHHVLPIQARLGSIAEIDLGVPPPVMKTFKEFLLSLDDSVDETEAVKRYNDYKLDFRRQQMQDFFLAHKDEEWFRSKYHPDEVGKRRQEARGALQNRLRVFLSLMESGWFDNLLLDIDKADAIVKMLDAAVIKMEGGTENDLRILEQEEEEEQAGKPGEPSKKEEGRAGPALGDGERKANDKDDKKEDGKQVENDSSSDDKTKKSEGDGDKEEKKEDSEKDAKKSSKKRNRKHSGDDSFDEGSVSESESESESGQAEEEKEEAEALKEKEKPKEEEREKPKDTPGLECKPRPLHKTCSLFMRNIAPNISRAEIISLCKRYPGFMRVALSEPQPERRFFRRGWVTFDRSVNIKEICWNLQNIRLRECELSPGVNRDLTRRVRNINGITQHKQIVRNDIKLAAKLIHTLDDRTQLWASEPGTPPLPTSLPSQNPILKNITDYLIEEVSAEEEELLGSSGGAPPEEPPKEGNPAEINVERDEKLIKVLDKLLLYLRIVHSLDYYNTCEYPNEDEMPNRCGIIHVRGPMPPNRISHGEVLEWQKTFEEKLTPLLSVRESLSEEEAQKMGRKDPEQEVEKFVTSNTQELGKDKWLCPLSGKKFKGPEFVRKHIFNKHAEKIEEVKKEVAFFNNFLTDAKRPALPEIKPAQPPGPAQILPPGLTPGLPYPHQTPQGLMPYGQPRPPILGYGAGAVRPAVPTGGPPYPHAPYGAGRGNYDAFRGQGGYPGKPRNRMVRGDPRAIVEYRDLDAPDDVDFF, from the exons ATGGGTGACAGTGACGATGAGTATGATCGAAGGCGCAGGGACAAGTTTAGAAGAGAGCGCAGCGACTATGACCGTTCCCGAGAAAGAGATGAAAGACGTCGAGGGGACGATTGGAATGACCG AGAGTGGGACCGCGGCCGGGAGCGTCGCAGCCGGGGCGAATATCGTGATTACGATAGGAATCGGCGAGAGCGCTTCTCTCCTCCCCGCCACGAGCTCAGCCCCCCGCAGAAGCGCATGAGGCGAGACTG GGATGAGCACAGCTCTGACCCATACCACAGTGGCTATGAGATGCCCTATGCTGGGGGGGGTGGGGGCCCAACTTATGGCCCCCCTCAGCCCTGGGGCCACCCAGACGTCCACATCATGCAGCATCATGTTCTGCCTATCCAGGCCAG GCTGGGCAGCATCGCAGAGATTGACTTGGGTGTGCCACCACCCGTGATGAAGACCTTCAAGGAGTTTCTCCTGTCATTGGATGACTCTGTGGATGAGACAGAGGCAGTTAAGCGCTATAACGACTATAAGCTGGATTTTCGAAGGCAGCAGATGCAGGATTTCTTCCTGGCTCATAAAGATGAGGAGTG gTTTCGGTCTAAGTACCACCCAGATGAGGTGGGGAAGCGACGGCAGGAGGCCCGGGGGGCCCTGCAAAACCGACTAAGAGTATTCTTGTCCCTCATGGAGAGTGGCTGGTTTGATAATCTTCTGCTGGACATAGACAAAGCTGATGCCATTGTCAAGATGCTGGATGCAG CTGTGATTAAGATGGAAGGAGGTACAGAGAATGATCTACGTAtcctggagcaggaggaggaggaggaacaggcaGGAAAGCCTGGGGAGCCCAGCAAGAAAGAGGAAGGTCGGGCTGGACCAGCCCTGGGGGATGGAGAGCGCAAGGCCAATGATAAGGATGACAAGAAAGAAGACGGCAAACAG GTTGAAAATGACAGCTCCAGTGATGACAAAACTAAGAAATCCGAGGGTGACGgggacaaggaagagaaaaaagaagactctGAGAAAGATGCCAAAAAG AGCAGCAAGAAGCGGAATAGGAAGCACAGTGGTGACGACAGCTTTGACGAAGGCAGTGTGTCCGAGTCGGAGTCGGAATCCGAGAGCGGCCAGGccgaggaggagaaggaagaggctg AAGCACTCAAGGAAAAGGAGAAGcctaaggaagaagaaagggagaagccTAAGGACACTCCTGGGCTGGAATGTAAACCCCGACCTCTGCATAAGACTTGCTCTCTCTTCATGCGCAACATCGCACCCAACATTTCCCGGGCTGAGATAATTTCT ctttgTAAAAGATACCCAGGCTTTATGCGTGTAGCACTATCCGAGCCCCAGCCGGAGAGGAG gTTTTTCCGTCGTGGTTGGGTCACCTTTGACCGCAGCGTCAATATCAAGGAGATCTGTTGGAACCTGCAGAATATCCGA CTCCGGGAATGTGAGCTGAGTCCTGGCGTGAACAGAGACCTGACCCGCCGCGTCCGCAACATCAACGGTATCACCCAGCACAAGCAGATAGTGCGCAATGACATCAAGCTGGCAGCCAAGCTGATCCATACGCTGGACGACAGGACCCAGCTCTGGGCCTCTGAGCCTGGGACACCTCCTCTGCCAACA AGTCTGCCCTCGCAGAACCCGATCTTAAAGAACATCACTGACTACCTGATTGAGGAAGTGAGtgctgaggaggaggagctgctggggAGCAGTGGGGGGGCCCCTCCTGAGGAGCCTCCTAAGGAAGGAAACCCAGCAGAGATCAACGTGGAGCGGGATGAGAAGCTGATTAAG GTTCTGGACAAACTGCTCCTGTATTTGCGCATTGTGCATTCCCTGGACTATTATAACACGTGCGAGTACCCCAATGAGGATGAAATGCCCAACCGTTGTGGCATCATCCATGTTCGGGGGCCCATGCCGCCCAACCGCATCAGTCATGGAGAAG TGCTAGAGTGGCAGAAGACATTTGAGGAGAAGCTGACTCCCCTGCTGAGCGTGCGGGAATCTCTTTCAGAGGAAGAGGCCCAGAAGATGGGTCGCAAAGACCCTGAGCAGGAAGTGGAAAAGTTTGTGACTTCTAACACCCAGGAACTGGGCAAGGATAAGTGGCTGTGCCCTCTCAGTGGCAAGAAATTCAAG GGCCCTGAGTTTGTACGCAAACATATCTTTAACAAACATGCAGAGAAAATTGAGGAAGTGAAGAAGGAAGTGGCATTTTTTAACAACTTTCTCACTGATGCTAAGCGCCCAGCTCTGCCTGAGATCAAGCCAGCTCAgccacctggccctgcccaga TACTCCCCCCAGGCCTGACCCCGGGACTTCCCTACCCACACCAGACTCCTCAGGGCCTGATGCCCTATGGCCAGCCCCGGCCTCCCATCTTGGGCTATGGAG CTGGCGCTGTTCGCCCTGCGGTCCCCACAGGAGGGCCTCCATACCCCCATGCTCCCTATGGTGCTGGCCGAGGGAACTACGATGCCTTCCGTGGCCAGGGAGGCTATCCTGGGAAACCTCGAAACAG GATGGTCCGTGGAGACCCACGGGCCATTGTGGAATACCGTGACCTGGATGCTCCAGATGATGTGGATTTCTTTTGA